The following are encoded together in the Lactuca sativa cultivar Salinas chromosome 1, Lsat_Salinas_v11, whole genome shotgun sequence genome:
- the LOC111910106 gene encoding uncharacterized protein LOC111910106, with translation MSDDNWVTAAMDDTDLVVRVLFTLRQPASASHHKSPPLGWSIRQRRSRPQVVVAPAAVKKSPAARASPTTPLSWSGATSISGGGGIEESSKPIQNRSDISRSKVARPNETTPTKRPRKKKTLAELKEDESLLLKERKQLKRQLATLQATIEKQRNENESLKKMKMDMQLQQQGEGDEFVLPDLNIPAGEDE, from the exons ATGAGTGATGATAACTGGGTGACAGCGGCCATGGATGACACGGACTTGGTGGTTCGGGTTCTATTCACACTCCGTCAACCGGCGTCGGCGTCGCACCACAAGTCGCCTCCACTTGGTTGGAGCATCCGTCAGCGCCGTTCCAGACCACAGGTTGTGGTGGCACCTGCCGCCGTTAAGAAATCTCCTGCCGCTAGAGCTAGCCCTACCACTCCGTTGTCCTGGAGCGGTGCCACTTCCATCAGCGGCGGCGGCGGTATCGAGGAGTCCAGCAAACCAATTCAAAACCGCTCCgatatttcgagatctaag GTTGCAAGACCAAATGAAACAACCCCTACCAAGAGGCCAAGAAAAAAGAAG ACATTGGCTGAACTTAAAGAGGACGAGTCGTTATTATTAAAAGAAAGAAAGCAACTAAAGAGA CAACTAGCAACCCTGCAAGCTACAATTGAGAAACAAAGAAACGAAAACGAGAGCCTCAAGAAAATGAAG ATGGATATGCAATTGCAACAACAAGGTGAAGGTGATGAGTTTGTGCTTCCGGATTTGAATATTCCGGCTGGTGAAGATGAGTAA